A stretch of the Macaca thibetana thibetana isolate TM-01 chromosome X, ASM2454274v1, whole genome shotgun sequence genome encodes the following:
- the POU3F4 gene encoding POU domain, class 3, transcription factor 4, with translation MATAASNPYSILSSTSLVHADSAGMQQGSPFRNPQKLLQSDYLQGVPSNGHPLGHHWVTSLSDGGPWSSTLAASPLDQQDVKPGREDLQLGAIIHHRSPHVAHHSPHTNHPNAWGASPAPNPSITSSGQPLNVYSQPGFTVSGMLEHGGLTPPPAAASAQSLHPVLREPPDHGELGSHHCQDHSDEETPTSDELEQFAKQFKQRRIKLGFTQADVGLALGTLYGNVFSQTTICRFEALQLSFKNMCKLKPLLNKWLEEADSSTGSPTSIDKIAAQGRKRKKRTSIEVSVKGVLETHFLKCPKPAAQEISSLADSLQLEKEVVRVWFCNRRQKEKRMTPPGDQQPHEVYSHTVKTDTSCHDL, from the coding sequence ATGGCCACAGCTGCCTCGAATCCCTACAGCATTCTCAGTTCCACCTCCCTAGTCCATGCGGACTCTGCGGGCATGCAGCAGGGGAGTCCTTTCCGCAACCCTCAGAAACTTCTCCAAAGTGATTACTTGCAGGGAGTTCCCAGCAATGGGCATCCCCTGGGGCATCACTGGGTGACCAGTCTGAGCGACGGGGGCCCATGGTCCTCTACCTTGGCCGCCAGCCCCCTGGACCAGCAGGACGTGAAGCCCGGGCGCGAAGACCTGCAACTGGGTGCGATCATCCATCACCGCTCGCCACACGTAGCCCACCACTCACCGCACACTAACCACCCCAACGCCTGGGGGGCAAGCCCGGCACCGAACCCGTCTATCACGTCGAGCGGCCAACCCCTCAACGTGTACTCGCAGCCTGGCTTCACCGTGAGTGGCATGCTGGAACACGGGGGACTCACCCCACCTCCAGCTGCCGCCTCTGCACAGAGCCTGCACCCGGTGCTCCGAGAGCCCCCGGACCACGGCGAACTGGGCTCGCACCATTGCCAGGATCACTCCGACGAAGAGACGCCAACCTCTGATGAGTTGGAACAGTTCGCCAAACAATTCAAACAAAGAAGAATCAAGTTGGGCTTCACGCAGGCCGACGTGGGGTTGGCGCTGGGCACACTGTATGGTAACGTGTTCTCGCAGACCACCATCTGCAGGTTCGAGGCCTTGCAGTTGAGCTTCAAAAATATGTGCAAGCTGAAGCCCCTGCTGAACAAGTGGCTGGAGGAGGCTGATTCGTCCACAGGGAGCCCGACCAGCATTGACAAGATCGCTGCACAGGGCCGCAAGCGCAAGAAGAGGACCTCCATCGAGGTGAGTGTCAAGGGCGTACTGGAGACGCATTTCCTCAAGTGTCCCAAGCCTGCCGCGCAGGAGATCTCCTCGCTGGCAGACAGCCTCCAGTTGGAGAAAGAAGTGGTGCGTGTCTGGTTCTGTAATcgaagacaaaaagagaaaagaatgactCCGCCAGGGGATCAGCAGCCACATGAGGTTTATTCGCACACCGTGAAAACAGACACGTCTTGCCATGATCTCTGA